A region of the Prevotella melaninogenica genome:
GCAGGTGTCAGGCTGTATACATCATCTTTCGAGTTTGCACAGCCCTGTGTTTTTGTTAAACAGTTGCCTGGACCGATTCTCTGCGCCTCATATTGCTATGAGGACCCCTTATCCCGAAGTTACGGGGTCAATTTGCCTAGTTCCTTAACCATGAATCTCTCAACGCCTTAGTATATTCTACCCGACCACGTGTGTCCGTTTGCGGTACGGGTCGCATATACATTAAGTTTAGCGGATTTTCTCGGAAGTATGATTACCTGCACTCAAGTTATCCCGAAGGATTACCTGTACTTTCATGGTTCAGCTCGGAAGGTGGATTTGCCTGCCTTCCTCATAGCCTACGCACTTAAACGCCCTATTCCGTCAGGGCGCGGCAGTGTCACTGCTCCGTCTCCACATCACTGTATATGCGAGTTGCGGAATATTAACCGCATCTGCCATCGCCATCGCCATTCGGCTGAGACTTAGGACCCGACTAACCCCGGGCTGATTGGCATCGCCCGGGAAACCTCGGTCTTTCGGCGAAAGGGAATCTCACCCTTTTTATCGTTACTTATACCTACATTTGCTTTTCCATAAGCTCCAGGATTAGTTACCTGCACCATTCAACGCTAATGGAATGCTCCCCTACCGATACTTTTAATATACATTACTATCCCGCGCCTTCGGTATCTGACTTATACCCGATTATTATCCATGCCCGGACCCTCGACTAGTGAGCTGTTACGCACTCTTTGAATGAATGGCTGCTTCCAAGCCAACATCCTAGCTGTCACGGGGACCAGACTTCGTTAGACTAACTTAGACAGAATTTCGGGACCTTAGACGGCGGTCTGGATTCTTCTCCTCTCGGGGACGGACCTTAGCACCCGCCCCCTTACTGCACGACTGCAGTCCATAAGCATTCGGAGTTCGTCAGGTCTCGATAGGCGGTGAAGCCCTCTTGACCTATCGGTCGCTCTACCTCTTATGGAAATCGTCGCACGCGGCACCTAAATGCCTTTCGGGGAGTACGAGCTATCTCCAAGTTTGATTGGCCTTTCACTCCTACACTCACCTCATCGGGAAGCTTTTCAACGCTTATCCGTGCGGTCCTCCATTCGGTGTTACCCGAACTTCAACCTGGGCAAGTGTAGATCACTTGGTTTCGCGTCTACCCCATCTGACTTGACGCCCTATTCAGGCTCGCTTTCACTGCGGATGCGCGTCTCATGACGCTTATCCTTGCCAGACATGGTAACTCGTAGGTTCATTATGCAAAAGGCACGCCGTCACCGCTTACGCGGCTCCGACCGCTTGTAGGCGCATGGTTTCAGGAACTATTTCACTCTCCTCATCGGAGTGCTTTTCACCTTTCCTTCACAGTACTCGTTCACTATCGGTCTCACGGGAGTATTTAGCCTTACCGGATGGTCCCGGCTGATTCGCGCAGAATTACACGTGTTCCGCGTTACTCAGGATACCACTACGTCTCGTCATGCTTCGAATACGGGATTATCACCCTCTATGATTGATCTTTCCAGAACATTCTTCTCACAATCTAAGTACGACAACGTGGTCCTACAACCCCTGCTAAGCGTTGCCACAAAGCAGGTTTGGGCTCTTCCCCGTTCGCTCGCCACTACTAGGGGAATCATTATTTATTTTCTCTTCCTAAAGGTACTAAGATGTTTCAGTTCCCTTCGTTCGCCTCACTACAGACATGTAGTGATAACAGGTCTTCAACCTGCTGGGTTGTCCCATTCGGAAATCCTTGGATCAAAGGTTATTTGCACCTACCCAAGGCTTATCGCAGCTTATCACGTCCTTCATCGCCTCCGTGAGCCAAGGCATCCGCCATGCGCCCTTTCTTACTTTCTTCGCCTTCTCTGTAATTACTCACAGAGAATGTAGCTCATACTTTCAGCTGTTGTGTGATTCTAAAGAATTTGAAGTTGTTTCTTCAATAATTAGAATTCTAATTCTTCCCATTATAGAAAGAATAGTTCTACATTACAGTCTTGCTTGTGTCAATATGTCAAAGATCTTGTGCTGTAAAATACAGCAAAGTGGAGAATAAGGACTTGAACCTTTATGTGAGCCTTAAACTCTAAACTCCTACATTTATATAATACAGAGTGCAGTGAGTACAAGAAGAAAAACGAACCAAAGGTTCTTTATATCATCTTGAGTACCGTTAAATTGTCAACTTATATAATTAAATACGTATCGACTCAATAACTAATAAGCATTCTCTCCAGAAAGGAGGTGTTCCAGCCGCACCTTCCGGTACGGCTACCTTGTTACGACTTAGCCCCAATCACCAGTTTTGCCCTAGGCCGATCCTTCCGGTCACGGACTTCAGGCACCCCCGGCTTTCATGGCTTGACGGGCGGTGTGTACAAGGCCCGGGAACGTATTCACCGCGCCATGGCTGATGCGCGATTACTAGCGAATCCAGCTTCGTGGGGTCGGGTTGCAGACCCCAGTCCGAACTGGGACCGGCTTTCAAGATTTGATGCAATTTGCATTACACCGTCCCTCTGTACCGGCCATTGTAACACGTGTGTAGCCCCGGACGTAAGGGCCGTGCTGATTTGACGTCATCCCCACCTTCCTCACACCTTACGGTGGCAGTGTCTCCAGAGTGCCCAGCATCACCTGATGGCAACTGAAGAGAGGGGTTGCGCTCGTTATGGCACTTAAGCCGACACCTCACGGCACGAGCTGACGACAACCATGCAGCACCTTCACAGAGGCCCCGAAGGGCGTCATTATCTCTAAATCCTTCCTCTGCAATTCAAGCCCGGGTAAGGTTCCTCGCGTATCATCGAATTAAACCACATGTTCCTCCGCTTGTGCGGGCCCCCGTCAATTCCTTTGAGTTTCACCGTTGCCGGCGTACTCCCCAGGTGGGATGCTTAATGCTTTCGCTTAGCCGCTGATACCAGGTACCAACAGCGGGCATCCATCGTTTACTGTGCGGACTACCAGGGTATCTAATCCTGTTCGATACCCGCACCTTCGAGCTTAAGCGTCAGTTGCGCTCCCGTCAGCTGCCTTCGCAATCGGAGTTCTTCGTCATATCTAAGCATTTCACCGCTACACGACGAATTCCGCCAACGTTGTGCGTACTCAAGGAAACCAGTATGCGCTGCAATTCAGACGTTGAGCGTCTACATTTCACAACACACTTAATCTCCAGCCTACGCTCCCTTTAAACCCAATAAATCCGGATAACGCCTGGACCTTCCGTATTACCGCGGCTGCTGGCACGGAATTAGCCGGTCCTTATTCGTATGGTACCTGCAAATAGGGACACGTCCCTAACTTTATCCCCATACAAAAGCAGTTTACAACCCATAGGGCCGTCATCCTGCACGCTACTTGGCTGGTTCAGACTTCCGTCCATTGACCAATATTCCTCACTGCTGCCTCCCGTAGGAGTTTGGACCGTGTCTCAGTTCCAATGTGGGGGACCTTCCTCTCAGAACCCCTACTGATCGTTGCCTTGGTGGGCTGTTACCCCGCCAACAAGCTAATCAGACGCATCCCCATCCATTACCGATAAATCTTTACTTCATATCTGATGCCATCAACGAAGACTATGCGGTATTAGTCTGCCTTTCGGCAGGTTATCCCACAGTAATGGGAAGGTTGGATACGCGTTACTCACCCGTGCGCCGGTCGACGTCCAAAGAGTGCAAGCACTCAATGCCGTTTCCCCTCGACTTGCATGTGTTAAGCCTGTAGCTAGCGTTCATCCTGAGCCAGGATCAAACTCTCCATTGTAAAATATGTTTTGGTGATAAGTGATGAGTAATGAATGATAATGAATACCAATATCCCTCAAGCACTCCACCGAGTAATCTCTGTTTCAGAACGCTTATCCTAAAAGTATCAAGTAAAAAGCACCTTTTCTTTTGTTCCTTAATTGTTTTGAGGCAATGCCTCAAAAGCAGGGACAATGAATTGATCGGTTCGTTTCTTTTACCCATCCATTTGATATAAAACCAAACAGACGCTTCTTGTACTACTTCTCTGTTTATGTAAATCTTTTCAAAGAACTCTTTCTTTTGTTGCTTTCAGTAACTTGCCAGGTGGCTTGTTTTGTAAAGCGAGTGCAAAGGTATACAGAATTTCCATTCCCACCAAATGTTTTGAAGAAAAACTTTCAAAAAAGTGCATTTTTCTTCTTCATCCCACTCTTTTCAGCATCAATTTGAGCACTACACCTTATAATATAACAGACACGCTTATAAAAGAAATAAATTCCTTTACCGTTTATCACGTTCACGAATTTCCACACGTCGAATCTTACCAGAGATAGTTTTCGGCAAAGCATCCACAAATTCGATAATTCGTGGATACTTATATGGAGCTGTCACATGCTTCACATGGCTCTGCAGTTCCTTCACAAAAGCTTCATCAGCCTTATCCTTCCAGTCATTAGCAAGAACAACTGTAGCCTTTACGATCATGCCACGTATTTCATCTGGCACACCCGTTACTGCACATTCAACAACCGCAGGATGGGTCATCAACGCACTTTCCACCTCAAATGGGCCAATGCGATAACCCGAACTTTTTATAACATCATCAGCACGACCGACAAACCAATAATACCCTTCTTCATCTCGCCATGCCAAGTCACCTGTATGATAAAGGTTGTCATTCCATACCTTCTCTGTCAGTTCAGTATCCCGATAATACCCCTTAAAGAGACCTATTGGTTTCCCTGCACTGGTATCTATACAGATTTCGCCCTTCTCACCATCCTCACATGGCGAACCATCCGACTTCAAGAGTTTGACATCATACTGCGGATTCGGTTTACCCATACTTCTAGGCTTTGGCTTAATCCAAGGGAAAGTGCCCAAAGTCATTGTCGTTTCCGTTTGTCCAAAGCCCTCCATCATCTTGACACCTGTAAGTTTATAAAACTTCTGAAAAACGACAGGTTCAAGAGCTTCTCCAGCCGTAGTGCAATACTTCAGTGCAGAAAGATCATACTGCGAGAAATCCTCTTGCAGCATAAAACGGTAGATAGTTGGAGGAGCACAGAAAGAAGTAACATGATACTTCTCCATCATACGCATAATTTTCTCTGCCGAAAACTTCTCATGATCATACACAAAGACCGTTGCTCCCGCAAACCATTGTCCATAAAGCTTACCCCATACAGCCTTACCCCATCCCGTATCAGCCACGGTAAGATGAATACCATTTTCATCGAGATTATGCCAAAAAACACCCGTTATCAAGTGTCCCAAGGCATAGAGATGATCATGTGCCACCATCTTCGGTTCACCACTGGTACCGCTTGTGAAATACATCAACATTGTATCTTCATTTACGTTCACATGCTCAGGGCGAACGAAGGCTGGAGCATTCTCCCATTCAGCAAACCAATCATGAAATCCTTCAGCAACAGGACAACCCTTCTGTGCCAAAGAGTTAACAGCAACAAGTACCTCTACCGTTGGACTTTCAGCCATAGCCTCCATAACCTGCGTAGTTACATACTCATCATTGACACATATAATAGCTTTTACAGATGCACGCTGATTTCGATAAGCGATATCTTTTGCAGTCAACATGTGAGTTGCAGGAATAGCTACTGCCCCAATCTTGCACAGTGCCATCATAGACACCCACCATTGATAATGGCGTTTCAATATCAGCATAACCTTGTCGCCACGTCCTATACCAAGACTTAGAAAATAAGATGCAGCCTGATCAGTTTGTTCTTTAAACTCAGCATAAGTAGCCCTCAATTCCTCACCACGCTCGCTGGTCCACAACAATGCCAGTTTCTCTGGCGCAACCTTTGCCCACTCATCCATAACATCGTAAGCAAAGTTAAATGTTTCAGGAACTACGAAATGCAGGTTGTCACGAAAATCTTCCTCTGAAGTAAAGTGTGTTTGTGTTAAATATCTTTCTATCATTTTATTCTTCTAAATTAACATTATGCTTTATAGGTTTTCCTATATCACACAAAATAAACATATTAAAAGACTATACCCCTCTCTAAAAGTACACGATATACCATCGTCACTATTCCTTTAGAGGTTATGAATAAACTAAACCTAAAATATAATAGCCAAGAAGCGCATTGGTACGTTATCCAAAGCACGCATACAATGAGGTTGATTAGCATCGAAATAAATGCAATCACCTGGCTCTAAAACAAATCGCTTATCCCCTAACCTAAGATCCATACGCCCTTCCCAAACCATATTAAACTCCTGTCCAGGGTGTACATCCATATTTACAGGTACATCTTCTGGCTTTGGTTCAACCGTCACAAGAAAAGGATCAGCTCTTCGGCCACTAAAACCACTTGCCAAACTTTGATATTTATAAGCATATCTACGCTCAACACTCATGCCCTTTCCTCTACGTGTCAGAAAGTAAGAACTCATGTGAGGTTCCTCACCAAACATCAAAGCATCCAAAGCAATGTCATACTTACGGGAAACCTTATACAGCTTACTCACAGACAACTCACTCTCACCTGTTTCCATCTTCAAATATTTCTCCTCAGATATACCACAAGTTTCAGCCATTTCCTGTACAGAAATATCCAAAGCCTCACGTAAGCCCTTTAATCTTTCTCCTATTTGCTTTATCGCTTCTTCCATAATTCAATGTACTACTTTATTCTTCACAAAAATAATAAATAAAATTATATCCAAGACAAAAGGCGACATATTTTCAGAATTATGCAGATTAAATAAACAAATTTATACATACCTATAGGTAGGTTGTGCATACTATCATCTACTCAAGAAACAAAAAACAAACCTATTTTATCTATGCACTAAGAAAAGCCAAACTCATAACAATACACAAAAATAAGGTTCCTCGATTAAATACATAGGAATGGCAATAAAATAAAGATTTAATACTTAGACAGCATGACTATTCAAAATCAGATGGTCTTACAAGGGGACAAATTACAAGATAAAATGTAGAAAAACAAATAAAGACTATGTCTATCTATGCCTATGTCTTTTCGCTTCTACAAACAATTTATTCCCATTCCAATCGGTATTTGTAAACTATTTTCGTGTAACTCAAAACCAAAACATACTCTTTTAGCTTTGAAAAGACGCCTAATTGACTTGTAATAGATGCCCTTTTGAAGTCTTACTAAGCCCCTTTTGAAGCCTAATTAAGCACCTTTTCTTGTGTGACTTTATAACCAATTGATTTACTGATAGTTGTCACCTCTCCTCTCATACGTATTTTTCTGCTTTCTTTTAGGAGTTTTACACGTACTTATGTAATGGTTTTTCAAAATCTTATCTACAATTTTTCGACGTGTTAGAATGAAAAGGTTTTTAGTGTCGGAAGATGAGTAAAACTGACTATCAAGACTGCTTTGGTAGTCTATCAGTTTCATCTAATCTTTGGTTCTTCCATTAAAGCTATATGAAAAAGTGT
Encoded here:
- a CDS encoding AMP-binding protein; its protein translation is MIERYLTQTHFTSEEDFRDNLHFVVPETFNFAYDVMDEWAKVAPEKLALLWTSERGEELRATYAEFKEQTDQAASYFLSLGIGRGDKVMLILKRHYQWWVSMMALCKIGAVAIPATHMLTAKDIAYRNQRASVKAIICVNDEYVTTQVMEAMAESPTVEVLVAVNSLAQKGCPVAEGFHDWFAEWENAPAFVRPEHVNVNEDTMLMYFTSGTSGEPKMVAHDHLYALGHLITGVFWHNLDENGIHLTVADTGWGKAVWGKLYGQWFAGATVFVYDHEKFSAEKIMRMMEKYHVTSFCAPPTIYRFMLQEDFSQYDLSALKYCTTAGEALEPVVFQKFYKLTGVKMMEGFGQTETTMTLGTFPWIKPKPRSMGKPNPQYDVKLLKSDGSPCEDGEKGEICIDTSAGKPIGLFKGYYRDTELTEKVWNDNLYHTGDLAWRDEEGYYWFVGRADDVIKSSGYRIGPFEVESALMTHPAVVECAVTGVPDEIRGMIVKATVVLANDWKDKADEAFVKELQSHVKHVTAPYKYPRIIEFVDALPKTISGKIRRVEIRERDKR
- a CDS encoding helix-turn-helix domain-containing protein gives rise to the protein MEEAIKQIGERLKGLREALDISVQEMAETCGISEEKYLKMETGESELSVSKLYKVSRKYDIALDALMFGEEPHMSSYFLTRRGKGMSVERRYAYKYQSLASGFSGRRADPFLVTVEPKPEDVPVNMDVHPGQEFNMVWEGRMDLRLGDKRFVLEPGDCIYFDANQPHCMRALDNVPMRFLAIIF